The Triticum urartu cultivar G1812 chromosome 5, Tu2.1, whole genome shotgun sequence genome contains the following window.
CATGTGTATTATAAGAGGGAACAAGCACTATCAGTACTAGTTTTACAAGCTCAACGCCTCACGTGGAGTCATCGGGAGATCAGGAATAACCTGCTCCTTATCACGCCGCCTTCTGCAAAGCCCTGATCACCCTACAACAATAACAGAGAGCCTCAAATAATCTCTGTATCTCCGTCCCTGCAATAATCTTCCAAATAAATAGACTTTCGCATACAATCCCGGATCAACTTGGAGTCATTGGGAGCTAGGGACTCACCTGCTCGTTGTTGCGCGACCTCCCGTCAAACGCCAAACGCCGATCATCACGTCTTGCCCTGCCGCCACATCGTCGAAGGAAAAGAAGGGAGACGAGACTGAAACAGAAGGAGGAGCAGTTAACTAGACCCACCGAGGATGGGAAAAATGGATCTCGCTCATGTGCCGCTCCCGAGCGGCACCGGGGTGCCCCAACCCTAGCAGGCCTCGGCTCCCCACCACCTCCTTCCTCCCCATCCGCCGTCAGCGCGTGCTGCCGGGCAAGGCCCGCGCGGTGCCGGCGGCGGTGGGATTTCTCTCTGGCGGCGGGCGGCTCCTCGACGCTCTGGATCTGCGTGTGGCGGCAGCTGCATGGGGAAAGCTCCTCGATTCATGGCTGCACGGGGCAACGATGCAGCTCCACTTCCTGCATGGGTGTCCTGCTGCGACGACTTGATGGTCGGGCGGCACAGCTCTCCCGCGACGGCAAGACTGCCCTCTGCTGGATGGGCGCCTTCGTGCGACGCCGGCTTGTCTCTTCTTGTGGCTTGGCTCCGGCTTGCTACAGGGCGTGGAGGCAACGAGGTCGCGGGCTCCGGCGACTCTGGATCACGGTCTGTTCATGACCGATCCGGCGTGGTTGCTCAATTCAGATCTAGACGGCTTGGTGGTGGTGATCTAGATTCGATCGGTCGAGTGGGGTGACTGCAGACTGTGTTGTAGTGACCTCTTGCGGCTCCACGGCGATGATGGTCACCGAGGGATCTTCGGGAGGGTTAATCTCTCTATGTCCAATGGTTGACTTCGGTGGTGAGATGCAAACTATAGACGTCGGTTTGACGCAGAGGAATGGTTGTGTAGTGGCGGCGGTCATTGTATGTAGCTGCTGAGATTACGAAAAAGTGGTGGCGACAACACTTGAGTGACTTCGAAGGTGGTGCTGTGAGCACCCGGTCGCGAGATCCGGGGTGAAAGCCTAGGTTGACCTGAGCTAGTTATACCTGGCAATGGCGATGTTTTTTTACAtcgttaccttgttgaaggcattgctcgGATATGCTTGCACTGATTCTTCAGGGTGAAAATCTAGATTCAGGCCTTGGTGGTTGGATCCGGTGACGGCAACACTTGAGTGTTGCTCCCTTCTTAAAGGTGTTACTGTTGAAGAACCTCGTCGTCTGTGTGATGTCATGAGATGGGTGGTGCGGATATGGTCGTTGATATAGTTTGCCGATCGTGGATCTGGTCGTTTCGGGTTTTTCTTTTACTCGCCTACACATAGCTTTGGtcttatatgactttgctatCTGGCGTGTTTTTTGGTGTACGTGTGTTGGTGTTGGCTATATGCATCCTagctatgcagaggccgggtgtgtGCTTTTTGGGTTTGTATCCTCTTGATGCTCCTCTTTGAGCTAATAAAATCCACCCTTTATCGAAAAAACTAGACCCACCCCACCAAGCCGACATGGCAGTTGTCGAACGCCATGCAAGCAAAACCGCCTGCAGAAACCACTATAATCAACGGAAGGGGGTGATTTTGCATGGTATTAGAGACCCCAGGGGGTTGCTTAACCAGTTTTAGAGTTAAGGAGGTGGATTAGCCGGTTTATGAAACCCCGGGGGTTATCTGAACTTCTTTCTTATCTTTCATATACTCAGCTCGTCTGTCCCTCCTATTATCCCATGTATATTAATTTTTTAAATGGCTTATCGATTTTAATTCACACACGTGTATAAATAGGTGTTGAGGGGCGTAAAGAAATGAGGTGGTACTATTTAATAGACTGCCAAACCCTCTTTTATACAGAATCAGTTGTAGCCCTGTTGGATTGTTTCCTCACGACTTGGAGACAGGTCTTGAGTTCAGTCCCAACACACAACTACTTTTTTTTGCCTAATCTCCTGGGCTGCCTGGGCCTGCTTCGAGAGGTTGAGGCGCAGCCTGCTTCTAGAGGTTCAGGCCCACAAAGCTGAACGGAGGCGTATGACAGGGGAAGTGATCGAACATCAATTTTTTGTACCACCTCGAGTAGCCATATAACTTAAAACAGCAGCACCAACAAAATCATCTGAACGGGACGAAACTAATAATATCACCTTggtttattagtaggtatagatatagataagATATATATATAGATATAGATATTGTACGTGTTGGTCATACAAGCGCATTTTGTTATGATTCTACTGTTAATACATTTTCTGTGTTCGCCAAGCGTATTTTCTGTTTCCATGATCATCCGTGGATCATGTCCCTGTTATGCATCGTGGATTTACTGCTTAGCTAGCTGGTCGCTCTCCTCACCAAACCTGCTTTTCCAAATAGGGGCGCCCATTGATTGCACATCTATAAATATGTGGAGTGTATTTCATGTGAAGGAAGGAACAACCGAAGGAAAGGAAGGAGCTCACCGGAGAAGCCCTCTCGGTATATCCTAGTTACCAGGCGACGTGGTATCTATTTTAAGGGTGGCAGACAACTCCATTATCTTAGGAGCGTGGAGGCGGTGCAGGTTCACATAGAAAAAACTGATCATTGTTGGGGTTAGAGGGTTGGATGTCGGCCGCGGCAGCACGACGGTTAAGGGAAGGGCAGGGCTGCAAGGCTGATGCAGGAGCACCGATCGCTGGttggcggttcggccggtggttgAGAGGACGGTTAAAAGAAGAAGAACATGGGGAGCTCAAGGTTGAAGAATGAATCCGATTGCTAGTTTTGCATCAGACGGCTGAAACAAATCGACTAATCTAAATTGGATTTTTAGTGGACTTGCCCCTAGCCAGTGCCTCGGCAGAGTCGAATCATAGAAAGTTACAATCGCCCCAAACATCTGCCAAACCTTAAACCAACTACTGTTCAAGCATAATGACGCTACTACTACTTGTAAGGTGCGTCGAGTGCGAAATGGTCAATGGTTCACTGGTGCCACTACACCTGTTGATCCACTGGCCAGAGGAGGGCTCATGGTGTGGCCGTGTGGGGGGTCATACGCTGACGTGGGATGACCGCATGGACAGCGGCGAGAAGGGGAACGTGGCCACCGATGTCTGCGACAGCGGCTCCcctccgccggccgccgccggcCTCTCGAACGACGACGACGGGAACGAGTGCACGAAGTCGTCGTACCCAACCTCGCCGGAGCAcaccggcggcggcgggggcggtggcggcggcggcggcacgtcTGCAGCGTCCCCGCTGTCCAGGTACCTCGCCACCTCCCTCATCGTCGGCCGCGCCACCGGCACCGGGTGCGAGCACCACAGCCCCAGCTTCACCGCCACGGCCGCCTCCTCCGCGTCGAACGCCCCGCCCAGCCTCGCGTCCACCACCTTCTCCACCTCCCCCGCCGCGTACCGCTCCCACGCCCACTCCGCCAGCACCAGCTCCTCCGGCCCCGCCCGCGGCTCGATGGGTCGCCGCCCGGCGACCACCTCCAGCACCAGCGCCCCGAACGCGAACACGTCTGCCGCCGTCGTGGCCTTCCCCGTCCGCGTCAGCTCCGGCGCCAGGTACCCCAGCGTGCCCACCACCCGCGTCGTGGCCGGGTTCGCGCCGTGCTCGTACAGCTTGGCCAGCCCGAAGTCGCCGAGCCGCCCCGCCATGTCGCCGTCCAGGAGCACGTTGCTTGCCTTGACGTCACGGTGGAGGACCACGTGCTCCCACTCCTCGTGCAGGTACAGCAGCGCCGACGCCACGTTCCGGAGGATCTTGTACCGGGCGCCCCACGTCAGCCGCACCGCCCGGAGGCCGTCGCCGAAGAGGTGCATGTCCAGGCTGCCGTTGGGCATGAAGTCGTAGACCAGGAGGAGGTCGCCGCGGCGGCGGCACCAGCCCTGTAGCTGCACGAGGTTGCGGTGGCGGAGCCGGCCGATGGACGCGATCTCGGCGACGAACTCCCGGAGCCCCTGCCTGGAATCGTGGGACACGCGCTTCACGGCGACCACGGTGGGCGGCGTGCCAGGGAGCACGCCGCGGTACACCTTGCCGAAGCCGCCGCAGCCGAGGAGCTCGCGGTCGCGGAACCCTCGCGTGGCGCGCTTCAGCTCCGGGTACTTGTACCGGTGCGGGCCGTGGTCCAGCTCCCACGGCTCGATGACCTCGCGGTTCTTGATGCGGTATGCCGCGTAGGCGCCCGCGCCGGCGAGCACCAACAGCGCCACAAACGCCGAGAACACCGACGCGAGGATCAGGGTCGTCCTGCTCTTCTTGTCTGGCTTGGGCCTCGGCAGCGACGGGAGGGACGACAGGTCGAGCGGCGCCGCGGCGCCGCCGCCCAACTTGAAGGTCCACCCCATGAGGTAGTGCGAGCTCGCAAGGAGCCCCGTGGAAGCCGAGAAGCCGACGTACATCTGCTCCCGGAAGACGATGGACAGGTCGACGTGGAAGGATATGAGCGGTGCCGCCGGCTTCTCGGGCGCCGCCAAGGTCGCGATGGAGACGTTGAGGAGCCTCCGGTCCCCATCGTAGTCGACCCAGGCGAGGACGGTGTCTCCGGACTTGAGGTTGATGGGCGCGGCGGACGCGGACGCGTTGGAGGTGAGGCTGTTGAGGTCGACGCCGACGTGGTTGTCGTTGATGTCGGCGAACTCGAAGTCCTGCACCGTGTCGAACTCGACGGCGAAGACGTGGTTGGTGGCGTTGCCG
Protein-coding sequences here:
- the LOC125508078 gene encoding L-type lectin-domain containing receptor kinase S.4-like is translated as MPLIPALFFFLLLLLLATLAASQEFTYTGFGAARNGGAPNLTLNGVTELQPDGIMRLTNDTSRLKGHAFYPSPLRLLGPPGSGAKNNATAAAVSFSTAFAFAVVPEYPRLGGHGFAFVAAPDPRLPGALPSQYLGLVSADDDGNATNHVFAVEFDTVQDFEFADINDNHVGVDLNSLTSNASASAAPINLKSGDTVLAWVDYDGDRRLLNVSIATLAAPEKPAAPLISFHVDLSIVFREQMYVGFSASTGLLASSHYLMGWTFKLGGGAAAPLDLSSLPSLPRPKPDKKSRTTLILASVFSAFVALLVLAGAGAYAAYRIKNREVIEPWELDHGPHRYKYPELKRATRGFRDRELLGCGGFGKVYRGVLPGTPPTVVAVKRVSHDSRQGLREFVAEIASIGRLRHRNLVQLQGWCRRRGDLLLVYDFMPNGSLDMHLFGDGLRAVRLTWGARYKILRNVASALLYLHEEWEHVVLHRDVKASNVLLDGDMAGRLGDFGLAKLYEHGANPATTRVVGTLGYLAPELTRTGKATTAADVFAFGALVLEVVAGRRPIEPRAGPEELVLAEWAWERYAAGEVEKVVDARLGGAFDAEEAAVAVKLGLWCSHPVPVARPTMREVARYLDSGDAADVPPPPPPPPPPPVCSGEVGYDDFVHSFPSSSFERPAAAGGGEPLSQTSVATFPFSPLSMRSSHVSV